Proteins from one Microtus pennsylvanicus isolate mMicPen1 chromosome 7, mMicPen1.hap1, whole genome shotgun sequence genomic window:
- the LOC142854056 gene encoding bile acid receptor-like, which produces MANTYVTASDGYCLAEPAQHFDILPEQIHYQLCDTDFQDPPYCPYSTTQFPPALQSPSLQCHFNTYGLDPHYSGGGWSGLDARESSQSTYMVVHNEDDGFPGIQRSRPTCSFRWKGQDELCVVCGDKASGYHYNALTCEGCKGFFRRSITKNAVYSCKNGGHCEMDMYMRRKCQECRLKKCKAVGMLAECLLTEIQCKSKRLRKNFKQKIALYSDVQVEDDGADSKLVSSTTRTGKGVQESMTLTQEEHHLMTTIVTAHQQSTAPLGETSMLLQEYSNPELSFLRLSEAAVLHVHMLVNFTKGLPGFENLTSEDQSALQKESKTEVMFLHAAQLYSRKEPTSGSTMRPSKPSARTRKAHNQGSDENVYSLENLFKEGGPSATLTGITKEFIASLSYFYRRMRELNVTDTEYALLTATTVLFSDRPCLKNKQHVENLQEPVLQLLFKYSKLYHREEPQHFARLIGRLTELRTLSHRHSEVLSAWETKDPRLLVLLSEKWNLHSFY; this is translated from the exons ATGGCAAATACCTATGTCACTGCGTCTGATGGGTACTGTCTTGCTGAACCAGCACAGCATTTCG ATATTTTGCCAGAACAAATCCACTACCAGCTGTGTGACACCGATTTCCAAGACCCACCCTATTGTCCGTATTCTACTACTCAGTTCCCTCCAGCTCTACAGTCCCCATCTTTACAATGCCATTTCAACACATATGGCTTGGATCCACACTACAGTGGTGGCGGTTGGAGTGGACTTGATGCTCGTGAATCGAGTCAGTCCACTTACATGGTCGTTCACAATGAGGACGATGGATTCCCTGGGATACAAAGGTCCAGACCAACTTGTTCTTTCCGCTGGAAGGGGCAGGATGAGCTCTGCGTGGTCTGTGGTGATAAGGCATCTGGATATCACTACAATGCACTTACTTGTGAAGGCTGCAAAG GTTTTTTCCGCCGTAGCATCACCAAAAATGCAGTCTACAGTTGCAAGAATGGCGGCCACTGTGAAATGGATATGTACATGCGTAGAAAATGCCAAGAGTGCAGACTGAAAAAGTGCAAGGCAGTGGGGATGTTGGCAGAAT GtttgctcacagagatccagtgtAAGTCAAAGAGGCTTCGCAAGAACTTCAAGCAGAAGATTGCCCTTTATTCGGACGTCCAAGTGGAAGATGACGGAGCAGACAGCAAGCTTGTATCATCCACCACCAGAACTGGAAAAGGG GTTCAGGAAAGCATGACACTAACTCAAGAGGAACATCATCTTATGACTACCATAGTGACTGCTCACCAGCAATCCACGGCCCCTCTAGGGGAAACAAGTATGCTT CTGCAGGAGTATTCCAACCCTGAACTAAGTTTTCTGAGACTCTCCGAGGCAGCAGTCCTGCACGTACATATGCTGGTGAATTTTACCAAGGGACTCCCAG GATTTGAAAATTTAACCAGTGAGGATCAGAGTGCATTGCAGAAGGAGTCGAAGACTGAGGTGATGTTCCTTCATGCAGCCCAGCTTTACAGCAGGAAAGAGCCAACCTCTGgaa GTACTATGAGACCATCAAAGCCCTCAGCTCGTACACGGAAAGCACATAATCAGGGCAGTGatgaaaatgtttattctttggAAAACCTTTTCAAGGAAGGTGGTCCTTCTGCTACTCTAACTG GTATTACTAAAGAATTCATTGCCTCACTGTCCTACTTCTACAGAAGAATGAGAGAACTTAATGTAACAGATACTGAATATGCTCTGCTTACAGCGACAACAGTGCTTTTCTCAG ATCGTCCGTGTCTTAAAAATAAGCAGCATGTAGAAAATTTACAAGAACCTGTTCTCCAGCTTTTGTTTAAGTATTCGAAACTGTACCATCGGGAAGAGCCCCAGCATTTCGCCCGCCTCATAGGGCGGCTTACTGAACTGAGAACTCTGAGTCACAGGCACTCGGAAGTCCTCAGCGCCTGGGAAACAAAGGACCCCAGACTGCTTGTGTTACTCTCTGAGAAATGGAATTTGCATTCATTTTACTGA